From Nitratidesulfovibrio vulgaris str. Hildenborough, a single genomic window includes:
- the pglZ gene encoding BREX-1 system phosphatase PglZ type A: protein MNDRIAQALTKLFDRHRIVFWYDAKLELRDDFEALHLPGVEKLELTNNEYGIKYKLLREQPEQKFLLYREGPQPADLDNWLLDVQLAHGEFRTDQVAIWLSELELGLEFTDVVQAHAEFFQAIKRKDALKKLLKADDTAGQIRLKMLAVCTGSEPRMDAVVENLLQELADGRDEKIKLVGRCSLDGFLWEQMTRCYGYKSEEPGIRDFAIELFKSCYAMGTDGQVKLTGDALVFLKRWKDSRQFEGGFETLSGECAEVLGIEQDLTKRDFRELIELDYFRLIDQKIISDLVRAVAARTASSGDVAIWVRQRRQGHWYREYRHLYEAVDYAAQFTNALGEAKLAMDSLAEGVQRYSRFWYQLDQLYRKFTYHVRMSGQASLMGSLTDQVENLYSNNYLLKLGDRFQTFVDAATKWEAFPVRKQKEFFEHWVRPFLRKDNKVCVIISDAMRYEIGDELLSLIRQEDRYSAELEPALSMLPSYTQLGMAALLPNKALAIADNETGTVLVDGQSSQGTANRIKILGQAISHRATACKADELMAMKGDDCRALVRDHDVIYVYHNRIDATGDKRESEERVFEAVEETLQELIRLIKKLTGANANNLLVTSDHGFIYQNRAIDESDFSGVDAEGEQILFRDRRFVLGKGLAEASSLHKFTPEPLGLAGEVEVQIPKSINRLRLKGSGSRFVHGGASLQEVVIPVLKINKKRQSDVTAVEVDILRGASSVITSGQLVVTMYQAGPVTDKIQPRVLRAGIYTEAGDLISDSHDLTFDLSSDNPRERELQVRFVLTRKADEANGQEVILRLEEKHAGTSHYKEYKSIRYLVRRSFTSDFDF, encoded by the coding sequence ATGAACGACCGCATTGCCCAGGCCCTGACCAAACTCTTCGACCGGCACCGGATCGTCTTCTGGTACGACGCCAAGCTGGAGTTGCGCGACGATTTCGAGGCACTTCATCTACCCGGTGTCGAAAAGCTGGAACTGACCAACAACGAGTACGGCATCAAGTACAAGCTGCTGCGCGAGCAACCGGAACAGAAATTCCTGCTCTACCGAGAAGGCCCTCAGCCCGCCGATCTGGATAACTGGCTGCTGGATGTGCAACTGGCCCACGGCGAGTTCCGCACCGATCAGGTGGCCATCTGGCTGTCCGAACTGGAGCTCGGCCTGGAGTTCACGGATGTGGTGCAGGCCCATGCGGAGTTCTTTCAAGCGATCAAACGCAAGGACGCCCTCAAGAAGCTGCTGAAAGCCGACGACACCGCCGGGCAGATTCGCCTGAAGATGCTGGCGGTATGCACCGGCAGCGAGCCGCGCATGGATGCGGTGGTGGAAAACCTGCTGCAGGAGCTGGCCGACGGTCGCGACGAGAAGATCAAGCTGGTTGGCCGGTGCAGCCTGGACGGTTTCCTCTGGGAACAGATGACCCGCTGCTATGGCTACAAGTCTGAGGAACCGGGCATCCGCGACTTCGCCATCGAGCTGTTCAAGTCCTGCTACGCCATGGGCACCGACGGCCAGGTGAAACTGACCGGCGACGCCCTGGTGTTTCTCAAGCGCTGGAAGGATAGCCGTCAGTTCGAGGGCGGCTTCGAGACCCTCTCGGGGGAATGCGCCGAGGTCCTTGGCATTGAGCAGGATCTGACCAAGCGGGATTTCCGCGAGTTGATCGAGCTGGATTACTTCCGCCTGATCGACCAGAAGATCATCAGCGACCTGGTGCGGGCGGTGGCAGCCCGCACGGCCTCCAGCGGTGACGTGGCGATCTGGGTTCGCCAGCGGCGGCAAGGGCACTGGTATCGCGAATACCGGCATCTGTACGAGGCGGTCGATTACGCCGCCCAGTTTACCAATGCCCTGGGCGAGGCCAAGCTCGCCATGGACAGCCTGGCCGAGGGCGTGCAGCGCTACAGCCGCTTCTGGTATCAGCTGGATCAGCTCTACCGCAAGTTCACTTACCACGTGCGCATGTCGGGGCAGGCGTCGCTGATGGGCAGCCTGACCGACCAGGTCGAAAACCTCTACTCCAACAACTACCTGCTGAAGCTGGGCGACCGTTTCCAGACCTTCGTGGACGCGGCAACGAAGTGGGAAGCCTTCCCGGTGCGCAAGCAGAAGGAGTTTTTCGAGCACTGGGTCCGGCCGTTCCTGCGCAAGGATAACAAGGTCTGCGTGATCATCTCCGATGCCATGCGCTACGAGATCGGTGATGAGCTGCTGAGCCTGATCCGTCAGGAGGATCGTTACAGCGCAGAACTGGAACCGGCCCTTTCAATGCTGCCCAGCTACACCCAGCTCGGTATGGCGGCGCTGTTGCCCAACAAGGCGTTGGCGATTGCCGACAATGAAACCGGTACCGTGCTGGTGGATGGGCAAAGTTCGCAGGGTACGGCCAATCGCATCAAGATCCTTGGCCAGGCGATCAGTCATCGAGCTACGGCCTGCAAGGCCGATGAACTGATGGCCATGAAGGGTGACGACTGCCGGGCGCTGGTGCGCGATCACGACGTGATCTACGTCTACCACAACCGCATCGATGCCACCGGCGACAAGCGTGAATCCGAGGAGCGGGTTTTCGAGGCGGTGGAAGAAACCCTGCAGGAGCTGATTCGCCTGATCAAGAAGCTGACCGGGGCCAACGCCAACAACTTGCTGGTGACCTCGGACCATGGCTTCATCTACCAGAACCGCGCCATCGACGAGAGCGACTTTTCCGGGGTCGATGCCGAGGGTGAACAGATTCTGTTCCGGGACCGCCGCTTCGTGCTCGGCAAGGGGCTTGCCGAGGCATCCAGCCTGCACAAGTTCACCCCCGAGCCGCTTGGCCTTGCAGGTGAGGTGGAGGTGCAGATTCCCAAGTCGATCAACCGCCTGCGTCTGAAGGGCTCCGGCAGCCGCTTTGTGCATGGCGGCGCATCGTTGCAGGAGGTGGTGATCCCGGTGCTCAAGATCAACAAGAAGCGCCAGAGCGATGTCACCGCCGTCGAGGTGGACATCCTGCGCGGAGCCAGCTCGGTGATCACCTCCGGGCAATTGGTGGTGACCATGTACCAGGCCGGACCGGTGACGGACAAGATCCAGCCGCGTGTGCTGCGGGCTGGCATCTACACCGAGGCAGGCGACCTGATCTCCGACAGCCACGACCTGACCTTTGATCTGAGCTCGGACAATCCCCGGGAGCGGGAGCTGCAGGTGCGCTTCGTGCTCACCCGCAAGGCCGACGAGGCCAACGGCCAGGAAGTCATTCTACGGCTGGAGGAAAAGCACGCCGGGACTTCACATTACAAGGAATACAAGTCGATCCGGTACTTGGTACGGCGCTCATTTACTAGTGACTTCGACTTTTAA
- a CDS encoding GxxExxY protein: protein MNHEDLTAKSAKGAKEELLFKDECYAIQGAIFEVYREMGCGFLEAVYQECLEKEFRSRELPFEAQKELLLSYKSQPLSQTYKPDFICYGNIIVELKSVKEIASEHKAQLLNYLKATGLELGLLVNFGAYPKVEIVRIANSNFRDFSAFRGSRNLS, encoded by the coding sequence ATGAACCACGAAGATTTAACCGCAAAAAGCGCGAAAGGCGCTAAAGAAGAACTTCTCTTCAAAGATGAATGCTATGCCATTCAGGGAGCGATCTTTGAGGTATATCGAGAAATGGGCTGCGGGTTCCTTGAAGCTGTCTATCAGGAGTGTCTGGAAAAGGAGTTCAGATCACGGGAGTTGCCGTTTGAGGCCCAGAAGGAGCTTCTTCTGTCATACAAAAGCCAGCCCCTATCTCAAACCTACAAGCCCGACTTTATCTGCTACGGCAATATTATTGTTGAGTTGAAATCGGTTAAAGAGATTGCTTCAGAGCATAAAGCCCAGCTTTTGAACTACCTCAAGGCGACGGGTCTTGAACTCGGCCTGCTGGTCAACTTCGGCGCATATCCAAAAGTTGAAATCGTTCGCATTGCTAACTCTAATTTTCGCGATTTTAGCGCCTTTCGCGGTTCAAGGAATCTTTCATGA
- the pglX gene encoding BREX-1 system adenine-specific DNA-methyltransferase PglX, with amino-acid sequence METAKLKKFAQFARRSLLEQVSAKLKLVLAENSAARRECADAVKKLEEAIKGRGKEQVIDRVAYIWFNRFCALRFMDVNRYTRIGVVSPAEGQFQPEILAEAKMGHIDEEMVSGKVRQQIFALLDGKAPSRDPQGEAYRLLVVAACNFWNKAMPFLFQRIDDYTELLMPDDLLSGNSILAYTREAMTPDACEDVEVIGWLYQFYISEKKDEVFDGLKKNKKITPENIPAATQLFTPHWIVRYLVENSLGRLWLLNRPGSKLVEQMDYYIKPEQAETDFLRIAKPEEIKICDPACGSGHMLTYAFDLLYAIYEEEGYEPAEIPEKILTNNLYGIEIDERAGELAAFALTMKARSKQRRFFNKGVKPNICVLENVHFDGNELKDYMDFVGRDLFTAPLQTTLRQFEEADNFGSLIRPDVTDVDGMLRILESKNVSGQLFISMTHQKVLQALRQADYLSPKYHVVIANPPYMGKRSMNGRLQVLAKDSYQRSKTDLFAMFIERNVDLAKDSAYVAMITMQSWMFLSTFENLRSNILSNSSIVSMAHLGARAFDSIGGEVVSTTAFICKNIADREYKGTYLRLVDGEDEQEKSNQLKELKGRPYLASSDDFDTIPGRPIAYWISEKVRNAFAQGTPFGDVGFPKVGMQTSNNDKYLRLWPEVSFHEFKDEEMPPKWIKYLKGGAFRRWYGNLDYLLRYNKNPQFIKQQPNATVLPETKLKEAKCTWTDLTSGPFNARYAPDDTFHDISGHCFYPPRNKQMVLLAYSNTRLFDYLLSLINASFHFQVGDVAKIPVLEVDPSASNNASTLVSLSKNDWDSYETSWDFTSLPVLNPDYRQPTLKTTYQKLRAHWREMTLEMQRLEEENNRTFIDAYGLQDELKPEVPLNEITLTCNPHYRYGNDKSEDELEALLLADTMRELVSYAVGCMFGRYALDKPGLILANQGETIEDYLKRVPEPSFPADDDNVIPMLDGDWFTDDIAERFRKFLRVAFGEEHYEANLRFVEQALNIKGKRNYSIRDYFLGEFYTDHVKRYKKRPIYWLFSSPKGSFNALIYMHRYRPDTASVVLNDYLREFRTKLTSHKNHLEAVSISASSSQGEKTKALKEIEKITKMIAEMEEYEREVLYPLATEQVEIDLDDGVKVNYPKLGSALKKIPGLDAKED; translated from the coding sequence ATGGAAACCGCAAAACTAAAAAAATTCGCCCAGTTCGCCCGCCGCAGCCTGCTGGAACAGGTCTCCGCCAAGCTAAAACTGGTGCTGGCTGAAAACAGCGCGGCTCGGCGTGAATGTGCCGATGCCGTTAAGAAGCTTGAGGAGGCGATCAAGGGGCGCGGCAAGGAACAGGTTATTGACCGGGTAGCTTACATTTGGTTCAACCGCTTTTGCGCCCTGCGTTTCATGGATGTGAACCGCTACACCCGCATCGGCGTGGTGTCGCCCGCCGAGGGACAGTTCCAGCCCGAGATTTTGGCCGAGGCCAAGATGGGCCACATCGACGAAGAAATGGTGTCAGGCAAGGTCCGGCAGCAGATATTTGCCCTGCTCGATGGCAAAGCCCCCAGCCGCGACCCGCAGGGCGAGGCCTACCGGCTGCTGGTCGTGGCCGCCTGCAACTTCTGGAACAAGGCCATGCCGTTCCTGTTCCAGCGCATCGATGACTACACCGAACTGCTGATGCCCGACGACCTACTCTCGGGCAACTCCATACTCGCCTACACCCGCGAGGCGATGACGCCGGATGCCTGCGAGGATGTCGAGGTGATCGGCTGGCTCTACCAGTTCTACATCTCCGAGAAGAAGGACGAGGTGTTCGACGGCCTGAAGAAGAACAAGAAGATCACGCCCGAGAACATCCCGGCCGCCACCCAGCTCTTCACCCCACACTGGATCGTCCGCTACCTGGTGGAAAACTCCCTCGGCCGTCTGTGGCTGCTCAATCGTCCCGGCTCGAAGCTGGTTGAGCAGATGGACTACTACATCAAGCCCGAACAGGCGGAAACCGACTTCCTGCGCATCGCCAAGCCGGAGGAGATCAAGATCTGCGACCCGGCCTGCGGCTCCGGCCACATGCTCACCTATGCCTTCGACCTCCTCTACGCCATCTACGAGGAGGAAGGCTACGAGCCCGCCGAGATTCCGGAGAAGATCCTCACGAATAACCTCTACGGCATCGAGATCGACGAACGCGCCGGGGAACTGGCTGCCTTTGCCCTGACCATGAAGGCCCGCTCAAAGCAGCGCCGATTCTTCAACAAGGGTGTCAAGCCGAACATCTGCGTGCTGGAGAACGTCCACTTCGACGGCAATGAGTTGAAGGACTACATGGATTTTGTCGGTCGCGACCTGTTCACCGCGCCGCTCCAGACCACCCTGCGCCAGTTCGAAGAGGCCGACAACTTCGGCTCCCTGATCCGCCCGGATGTCACCGACGTGGACGGCATGCTCAGAATTCTGGAGTCAAAGAACGTCTCCGGGCAGCTGTTTATCAGCATGACCCATCAGAAGGTGCTGCAAGCCCTGCGACAGGCCGATTACCTGAGCCCGAAATACCATGTGGTGATTGCCAATCCGCCGTATATGGGCAAGCGCAGCATGAATGGTCGTTTGCAGGTATTAGCAAAAGACAGCTACCAAAGAAGCAAGACTGACCTGTTTGCAATGTTTATCGAACGCAATGTGGACTTAGCTAAAGATTCCGCATACGTCGCTATGATCACAATGCAGTCGTGGATGTTTCTTTCTACATTCGAGAATTTAAGGTCGAATATTTTATCCAACAGCTCCATAGTGAGCATGGCGCATCTTGGCGCTCGTGCCTTTGATTCAATCGGTGGCGAAGTGGTTTCTACAACGGCTTTCATCTGTAAGAATATTGCTGATAGAGAATATAAAGGAACATATCTTCGGCTCGTTGATGGAGAGGATGAGCAAGAAAAGTCAAATCAGCTAAAAGAATTAAAGGGCCGACCTTACTTAGCTTCGTCGGACGATTTTGACACAATACCTGGCCGCCCAATTGCATATTGGATCAGTGAAAAAGTTAGGAACGCTTTTGCGCAAGGAACTCCATTTGGCGACGTTGGTTTTCCAAAAGTCGGTATGCAAACGTCAAACAACGACAAGTATTTGCGACTCTGGCCCGAGGTCTCATTTCATGAATTCAAAGATGAAGAGATGCCTCCAAAATGGATCAAATATCTTAAAGGGGGAGCCTTTAGGAGGTGGTATGGCAATCTTGACTACCTCTTGAGGTATAACAAGAACCCTCAGTTTATAAAGCAGCAGCCAAACGCTACAGTTCTGCCAGAGACAAAGCTTAAAGAGGCAAAATGCACATGGACGGATCTTACGTCTGGACCATTTAACGCCAGATATGCGCCTGACGACACATTTCACGATATTTCTGGTCACTGTTTCTATCCACCGAGAAACAAGCAAATGGTATTGCTTGCCTACAGCAATACACGGCTTTTTGACTATCTTCTATCGCTTATCAATGCATCATTCCATTTTCAGGTGGGCGATGTTGCGAAGATTCCTGTTCTCGAAGTAGACCCAAGCGCTTCAAATAACGCATCAACGTTAGTTTCGTTATCAAAAAATGACTGGGATTCCTATGAAACTTCTTGGGACTTCACCAGCCTTCCAGTGCTAAATCCCGACTACCGCCAGCCAACTCTAAAGACTACCTACCAAAAGCTCCGCGCCCACTGGCGAGAGATGACACTTGAGATGCAGCGGTTGGAGGAAGAGAACAACCGCACCTTCATCGACGCCTACGGCCTGCAGGATGAACTAAAGCCCGAAGTACCGCTCAACGAGATAACCCTGACCTGCAACCCGCACTACCGCTACGGCAATGACAAGAGCGAGGATGAACTGGAGGCTCTGTTGCTGGCCGACACCATGCGGGAGCTGGTTTCCTATGCCGTGGGCTGCATGTTTGGACGTTATGCGCTGGATAAGCCGGGTCTGATCCTGGCCAACCAGGGCGAGACCATCGAGGACTACCTAAAGCGGGTTCCGGAGCCCAGCTTCCCAGCCGATGACGACAACGTCATCCCCATGCTGGACGGCGACTGGTTCACCGACGACATCGCCGAGCGCTTCCGCAAGTTCCTGCGTGTGGCCTTTGGCGAGGAGCACTACGAGGCCAACCTCCGGTTCGTCGAGCAGGCACTGAACATCAAGGGCAAGCGCAATTACAGCATCCGCGACTACTTCCTTGGCGAGTTTTACACCGATCATGTGAAACGCTACAAAAAGCGCCCCATCTACTGGCTGTTCTCCAGCCCCAAGGGCAGCTTCAACGCGCTGATCTACATGCACCGCTACCGCCCGGATACAGCCAGCGTGGTGCTCAACGACTACCTGCGCGAGTTCCGCACCAAGCTCACCTCGCACAAGAACCATCTGGAGGCGGTCAGCATCAGTGCCAGCAGCAGCCAGGGCGAGAAGACCAAGGCCCTGAAGGAGATCGAGAAGATCACCAAGATGATCGCCGAGATGGAGGAGTACGAGCGCGAGGTGCTTTACCCGCTGGCCACCGAGCAGGTGGAGATCGACCTCGACGACGGCGTGAAGGTCAACTACCCCAAACTCGGATCTGCATTAAAGAAAATACCCGGACTCGATGCCAAGGAAGACTGA
- a CDS encoding AAA family ATPase: MIERLELRNLTVFTGLTLELSPKINVIIGENGTGKTHLLKAAYGLCAGAPLFKNKPDTGDDELEAALTAKLLRLFMPLDDKLGKMHRQGATDQAYLSAKFAGGQKIAATFFNNSKALAVQDRANYEKYQAEAVFIPTKEVLSFMKGFNSLYEKYGLSFDQTYQDICLLLDLPEVRPETLHEKSKWAMAEIEGICGGRFVFYGGGKVTFKTENAEYSANSMAEGFRKAGILSRLLETGAIQPGVSGPLFWDEPESNLNPKLMKLLVQILLELSRNGQQIILATHDYVLLKWFDLLMDKGKDDHVRFHSLYRDADTSEIKVASTEDYLKITPNPIDEAFGFLINQEIENDMGGLGK; this comes from the coding sequence ATGATCGAGCGTCTTGAACTGAGAAACCTCACGGTATTCACCGGCCTGACACTGGAGCTCTCGCCAAAAATCAACGTGATCATTGGCGAGAATGGTACCGGCAAAACCCATCTGCTCAAGGCGGCCTATGGGCTGTGCGCCGGTGCGCCCCTGTTTAAGAACAAGCCCGATACCGGCGACGATGAGCTCGAAGCCGCTTTGACCGCCAAGCTGCTGCGCCTCTTCATGCCGCTGGACGACAAGCTCGGCAAGATGCATCGCCAGGGCGCGACCGACCAGGCCTATCTGTCGGCGAAGTTCGCTGGGGGGCAGAAGATCGCCGCGACCTTCTTCAACAACTCCAAGGCGCTGGCCGTTCAGGATCGCGCCAACTACGAGAAGTACCAGGCCGAGGCGGTATTCATCCCGACCAAGGAAGTCCTCTCGTTCATGAAGGGGTTCAACAGCCTGTACGAGAAATACGGGCTCTCCTTTGACCAGACCTATCAGGATATCTGTCTGCTGCTGGATCTCCCGGAAGTCCGTCCGGAGACCCTGCACGAAAAATCCAAATGGGCCATGGCCGAGATCGAAGGCATCTGCGGCGGCCGTTTCGTTTTCTATGGTGGCGGCAAGGTCACCTTCAAAACCGAGAATGCCGAATACTCCGCCAACTCCATGGCCGAAGGCTTCCGCAAGGCGGGGATACTCTCCCGCCTGCTGGAGACCGGCGCGATCCAGCCCGGTGTCAGTGGCCCGCTGTTCTGGGACGAGCCTGAATCCAATCTGAACCCTAAGCTGATGAAGCTGCTCGTGCAGATCCTGCTGGAGCTGTCACGCAACGGCCAGCAGATCATTCTGGCGACCCACGATTATGTGCTGCTCAAGTGGTTCGATCTGCTCATGGACAAGGGCAAGGATGACCACGTGCGTTTCCACAGCCTGTACCGTGATGCGGACACCTCCGAGATCAAAGTCGCCTCCACCGAGGACTACCTGAAAATCACGCCGAACCCGATTGACGAGGCCTTTGGCTTTCTCATCAACCAGGAGATCGAAAACGACATGGGGGGCCTCGGTAAATGA
- the brxC gene encoding BREX system P-loop protein BrxC, with the protein MTLKTIFNKPVDRPIEGVIKADDEASLRLEIEEYVLTNEVEKRLESFLDAYNNYEGANGVWVSGFFGSGKSHLLKMLALLLENRQIDGASALDLFLPKCGDNEILRGDLKRAVAIPSKSILFNIDQKADVISKTQIDALLAVFVKVFDEMCGYYGKQGHIAQFERDLDSRGLYDKFKSAYESTAGRTWQKGREQALLEGKSIAKAYAHATGGDEASAMGILDKYRSQYRVSIEDFAEQVHAYIERQSPDFRLNFFVDEVGQYIAENIKLMTNLQTIAESMATKCRGRAWVIVTAQEDMGTVVGEMGKQQGNDFSKIQARFANRMKLTSADVAEVIQKRLLMKTEEGVRLLSDIYYAQSNNFKTLFDFADGSQTYRNYQDRDHFIHSYPFIPYQFALFQSAIQNLSQHNAFEGKHSSVGERSMLGVFQQVAIQIGGHEIGQLATFDLMFEGIRSALKSNIQRAIIQAENHLDGPFAIRLLKTLFLVKYVKEFKPTVRNLCVLMLDGFNQDLPALRKRVEEALSLLEQQTYVQRNGDLYEYLTDEEKDVEQEIKNTEVESSDVAAELEKIVFDHVIKHRKIRYDENGQDYPFSRKLDDRLHGREYELAIHVISPFHENAESESILQLQNTGRDELLVLLPADERLVRDILMYKRTEKYIRQNISITQQEAVKRILTDKGFQNRQRYAELLQRVHSLMGKAKLFVAGADIEIGSEDAQTRVLRGFHELISRAYPNLRMLRGITYTENDIAKCLKHSQHGLFGNDVTHLAESEQELLAFIQSNNRGGVRSTLKNLLEKFERKPYGWYYAAVLCTLANLCARGKVEVRADGNLLEEDELERVLRNTHGHGNVVLEPQVEFTASQVRALKEFFEDFFDAPPRASEAKALGKETGTALQDLMHQLSPLAAQASQYPFLNTLTPVIEKLKALSGKPYTWYLTELTRQEDALLTMKESVIDPVRKFMNGPQKDIFDNARKFVQTQEPNFAYLEGDEAAQVVACLTDPECFKGNCMQQVKTQVETLQGKVAAQIEAEIAKAKEAVAALKARLCGMAEFGALNGEQQEQITRPFNEFDSGIERQKLIAVIRDTLRRFEESDYQRLLSQMTSWAQPAPAPEPAPEPGKTATPDAGLSPTPPVKPEPRIEYVPSRSVKVSFDKAWLADETDVERYLESMREALLDEIRKGKRIQI; encoded by the coding sequence ATGACTCTTAAGACCATTTTTAACAAGCCAGTTGACCGCCCGATTGAAGGGGTCATCAAAGCTGACGATGAAGCCAGCCTTCGCCTCGAAATTGAAGAATACGTACTGACCAACGAAGTCGAGAAACGGCTTGAATCCTTTCTTGATGCCTACAACAACTATGAAGGTGCCAACGGCGTTTGGGTTTCCGGCTTCTTCGGATCAGGTAAATCCCACCTGTTAAAGATGCTGGCGCTCTTGCTCGAAAACCGGCAGATCGACGGGGCCTCGGCTCTTGACCTGTTCCTGCCCAAGTGTGGCGACAACGAAATCCTTCGCGGTGATCTCAAGCGAGCCGTTGCCATCCCGTCGAAAAGTATTCTGTTCAACATCGACCAGAAAGCGGATGTCATCAGCAAGACCCAGATCGATGCGCTCCTCGCTGTCTTCGTCAAGGTCTTTGACGAGATGTGCGGTTACTACGGCAAGCAGGGGCACATCGCCCAATTCGAGCGCGATCTCGACAGCCGTGGCCTCTATGACAAGTTCAAGTCGGCCTATGAATCCACTGCGGGGAGAACATGGCAAAAGGGCCGCGAGCAAGCTCTGCTGGAAGGGAAAAGCATTGCTAAAGCCTATGCCCATGCAACCGGTGGTGACGAAGCATCGGCCATGGGGATACTCGATAAATATCGCAGCCAGTACCGTGTCTCCATCGAAGATTTTGCCGAGCAGGTACATGCGTATATCGAGCGGCAATCACCTGATTTCCGTCTGAACTTCTTTGTTGATGAGGTCGGTCAGTACATCGCTGAAAACATCAAGCTGATGACCAACCTCCAGACCATCGCCGAGAGCATGGCCACCAAATGCCGAGGCCGCGCATGGGTCATCGTGACCGCCCAGGAGGACATGGGAACGGTTGTCGGCGAGATGGGCAAACAGCAAGGCAACGACTTCTCGAAGATCCAAGCGCGGTTCGCCAACCGCATGAAGCTGACCAGCGCCGACGTGGCGGAGGTCATCCAGAAGCGTCTGCTGATGAAAACCGAAGAAGGCGTTCGTCTGCTTTCGGATATTTATTACGCGCAGTCCAACAATTTTAAGACTCTGTTCGACTTTGCCGACGGCTCGCAAACCTACCGGAACTATCAGGATCGGGACCACTTCATTCACAGCTATCCGTTCATTCCGTACCAGTTCGCGCTGTTCCAGTCGGCTATTCAGAATCTGTCACAGCACAACGCCTTTGAGGGCAAGCACAGCTCGGTGGGCGAACGTTCCATGCTTGGGGTGTTCCAGCAGGTTGCGATTCAGATCGGGGGGCATGAAATCGGTCAGTTGGCGACCTTCGACCTGATGTTCGAAGGCATCCGCAGCGCGCTGAAATCCAATATCCAGCGGGCCATCATCCAGGCAGAAAACCATCTGGATGGTCCCTTTGCGATTCGGCTGTTGAAAACACTTTTCCTGGTCAAGTACGTCAAGGAGTTCAAGCCAACCGTTCGCAACCTTTGCGTCCTGATGCTCGACGGTTTCAATCAGGATCTGCCCGCGCTGAGGAAGCGAGTCGAGGAAGCTCTCAGCCTCTTGGAACAGCAGACCTACGTGCAGCGCAATGGCGATCTCTACGAGTACCTGACCGACGAGGAAAAAGACGTCGAACAGGAAATCAAGAACACCGAGGTGGAGTCGTCAGACGTTGCCGCCGAGCTTGAGAAGATCGTTTTCGACCACGTCATCAAGCATCGGAAGATCCGCTACGACGAAAATGGTCAGGACTACCCGTTCTCCAGAAAACTTGATGATCGACTGCACGGGCGCGAGTACGAGCTGGCCATCCATGTCATCAGCCCGTTCCATGAAAATGCCGAAAGCGAGTCCATCCTGCAGTTGCAGAACACGGGCCGAGACGAACTGCTGGTCCTGCTGCCTGCGGACGAACGCCTCGTCCGCGACATCCTCATGTACAAGCGGACGGAGAAATACATCCGTCAGAATATCTCGATCACCCAGCAGGAGGCGGTGAAACGCATCCTGACCGACAAGGGCTTCCAGAACCGGCAACGCTATGCCGAGTTGCTGCAGCGCGTTCACAGCCTGATGGGCAAGGCCAAGTTGTTCGTGGCAGGTGCCGACATCGAAATCGGTTCCGAGGATGCGCAGACTCGGGTGTTGCGCGGATTTCATGAGCTCATCTCCCGCGCCTATCCGAACCTTCGCATGTTGCGTGGCATCACCTATACCGAGAACGACATCGCCAAATGCCTCAAGCACTCGCAGCATGGGCTATTCGGTAACGACGTCACCCACCTGGCCGAGTCCGAGCAAGAGCTGTTGGCGTTCATTCAGAGTAATAACCGGGGGGGCGTGCGTAGCACGCTGAAAAACCTGCTGGAGAAATTCGAGCGCAAACCCTACGGCTGGTACTACGCCGCCGTGCTTTGCACTCTGGCCAACCTGTGCGCTCGCGGCAAGGTCGAGGTTCGCGCCGACGGCAATCTGCTGGAAGAGGACGAGTTGGAACGGGTGCTGCGCAACACCCATGGCCACGGCAATGTGGTGCTGGAGCCCCAGGTCGAATTTACCGCATCGCAGGTCCGCGCCCTCAAGGAATTCTTTGAGGACTTCTTCGATGCCCCGCCCCGCGCCAGTGAAGCGAAGGCGCTCGGCAAGGAGACCGGCACCGCGCTCCAGGATCTCATGCATCAGCTCAGCCCGCTTGCTGCCCAAGCATCCCAGTATCCATTCCTGAATACGCTGACTCCGGTGATTGAGAAGCTCAAGGCGCTGAGCGGTAAGCCCTACACCTGGTACCTGACCGAACTCACCCGCCAGGAAGACGCGCTGCTGACTATGAAGGAAAGCGTCATCGATCCTGTCCGCAAGTTCATGAACGGCCCGCAGAAAGACATTTTCGATAACGCCCGCAAGTTCGTTCAAACCCAGGAGCCCAACTTCGCCTACCTCGAAGGCGACGAAGCCGCACAGGTGGTCGCTTGTTTGACCGATCCGGAATGCTTCAAGGGCAACTGCATGCAGCAGGTGAAGACGCAAGTCGAAACCTTGCAGGGGAAGGTCGCTGCCCAGATCGAAGCCGAGATTGCCAAGGCCAAGGAAGCGGTCGCCGCCCTCAAAGCCCGCCTCTGCGGCATGGCTGAGTTCGGCGCACTGAACGGCGAGCAGCAGGAGCAGATCACCCGTCCGTTCAACGAATTCGACTCAGGTATAGAGCGCCAAAAACTGATTGCCGTCATCCGCGATACCCTGCGCCGGTTTGAGGAAAGCGACTACCAGCGGCTGCTTTCGCAGATGACCTCCTGGGCGCAACCGGCACCGGCACCAGAGCCTGCGCCGGAACCCGGTAAAACCGCCACGCCGGATGCAGGATTGAGCCCCACGCCACCCGTCAAGCCGGAACCGCGAATCGAGTACGTGCCCAGCCGCTCGGTGAAGGTCTCTTTCGACAAGGCCTGGCTGGCCGACGAGACCGACGTGGAACGCTACCTGGAATCCATGCGCGAGGCGCTGCTGGATGAAATCCGCAAAGGAAAAAGGATTCAAATATGA